One Elaeis guineensis isolate ETL-2024a chromosome 10, EG11, whole genome shotgun sequence genomic window carries:
- the LOC105052762 gene encoding pollen-specific leucine-rich repeat extensin-like protein 4, translating to MEAFGRAIPLIFLLLFSLSLILIPSLALSNAEAAFITRRQLLALPENGDLPDDFEFDIKIGIHFANPHLRRAYIALQAWKHAIYSDPLNFTNNWVGPEVCTYNGVFCSQALDDPNVTVVAGVDLNGADIAGYLPVELGLLTDIAIFHINSNRFCGIIPKSFSRLTLLHELDVSNNRFVGSFPMVVIGLPNLKYLDLRFNDFEGPLPPELFDKELDAIFVNDNRFNSHIPENFGNSTASVIVLANNKLGGCVPTSVGRMGATLNEMILMNNALVGCLPWEIGSLGNATVFDASWNSLIGVLPKNFAGLVKVEELDLSHNILTGVVSESLCRLPSLVNFTFSYNFFKGAAEECMSGSRSDTVFDDINNCLFKRPKQKSARMCAPIVNRPVDCSRSKCRASPGPSKPSPSRSPVKSSPSPRPVKPSPSPRPMKPSPSPKPVKPSPSPKPITPMHSPISSPPPVQPRPSPSPVYSPPSLSPSDAPATLVNSPSPPLLVLSPPPPHHKEAPDTRVHLPPSVQFSPPPTTIGSPPPQEFFQSPPTRSPPSPVVQSPPSHIFSPHPPASSPPLKSSPPPLLIHSPPPPVYSPPPPPIFSPPPPVSSPPPPVVYYPPPPVHSPPPPVASPPPSIHSPPPRVHSPPPPMASPPPVLIFSPPVSSPPPPLVFSPPPSVFSPPPPVVHFPPPLVHSPPPPVASPPPLIHSPPPPVHSPPPPVASPPPVLVFSPPPPPPIFSPPPPILSPPTPINVPPPQDDFILAPIGGTSYASPPPPIYQGYN from the coding sequence ATGGAGGCCTTTGGCCGCGCTATACCCCTCAtctttctcctccttttctcCTTATCCCTTATCCTAATTCCATCCTTGGCCCTCTCTAATGCCGAAGCTGCCTTCATTACCCGCCGCCAGCTTCTTGCCCTTCCAGAGAATGGGGACCTCCCCGATGACTTCGAGTTCGATATCAAGATTGGCATCCACTTCGCCAACCCTCACCTTCGTCGTGCCTACATCGCCCTTCAAGCATGGAAGCATGCCATATATTCAGACCCGCTCAACTTCACCAACAATTGGGTTGGCCCTGAAGTCTGCACCTATAATGGCGTCTTTTGCTCTCAGGCTCTCGATGATCCAAATGTCACTGTTGTCGCTGGTGTCGACCTCAATGGTGCCGACATAGCTGGCTATCTTCCCGTCGAGCTTGGCCTCCTGACCGATATTGCGATCTTCCATATTAACTCTAATCGCTTCTGCGGCATCATTCCCAAGAGCTTCTCCCGTCTCACTCTCCTCCACGAGCTTGATGTCAGTAATAATCGCTTTGTTGGGTCCTTCCCAATGGTTGTCATCGGCTTGCCCAATCTCAAATACCTCGATCTCCGGTTCAATGACTTCGAGGGCCCCCTTCCACCTGAGCTCTTTGACAAGGAGCTTGATGCCATCTTCGTCAATGACAACCGCTTCAACTCTCATATCCCTGAAAACTTTGGTAACTCAACAGCCTCTGTCATCGTGCTTGCTAACAACAAACTTGGAGGGTGTGTTCCAACAAGTGTTGGAAGAATGGGAGCTACTCTTAATGAAATGATCTTGATGAACAATGCACTTGTTGGCTGCTTACCATGGGAGATTGGATCATTGGGCAATGCAACAGTATTTGATGCTAGCTGGAACTCATTAATCGGAGTGCTGCCAAAAAACTTTGCTGGGTTGGTGAAAGTCGAAGAGTTGGATTTGTCACATAACATACTCACTGGTGTCGTGTCAGAGAGTCTTTGCCGGCTACCAAGCCTCGTCAACTTCACATTCTCGTATAACTTTTTCAAGGGTGCGGCTGAGGAATGCATGTCAGGTTCGAGATCAGATACTGTATTCGATGACATTAACAATTGCCTTTTCAAGAGGCCAAAGCAAAAGTCGGCAAGGATGTGTGCCCCCATAGTAAATCGTCCTGTGGATTGTAGCCGATCCAAGTGTAGAGCTTCTCCTGGCCCTTCGAAGCCATCACCATCTCGAAGCCCAGTGAAGTCGTCACCATCTCCAAGGCCGGTGAAGCCATCACCATCTCCAAGGCCAATGAAGCCATCACCATCTCCAAAGCCGGTGAAGCCATCGCCATCTCCAAAGCCAATTACGCCAATGCATTCTCCTATTAGCTCACCACCACCAGTTCAACCACGACCCTCACCATCTCCGGTGTACTCTCCTCCATCTCTGTCACCGAGTGACGCTCCTGCGACTCTAGTGAACTCTCCTTCCCCACCACTTTTGGTGCTTTCACCACCTCCACCACATCATAAGGAGGCTCCTGATACACGTGTTCACTTACCACCATCAGTTCAATTTTCTCCACCTCCAACAACAATAGGTTCACCACCGCCACAAGAGTTTTTCCAGTCTCCTCCAACACGATCACCACCCTCTCCAGTGGTCCAATCACCACCTTCTCATATCTTCTCTCCGCATCCTCCAGCCTCCTCGCCACCTCTAAAGAGCTCACCACCCCCACTACTCATCCATTCTCCACCTCCTCCAGTCTATTCACCACCACCTCCACCGATCTTCTCACCGCCACCTCCAGTTTCCTCACCACCTCCACCAGTGGTCTATTATCCACCCCCTCCAGTCCACTCACCACCACCGCCGGTAGCATCACCACCACCGTCGATACACTCTCCCCCACCACGGGTGCACTCACCTCCACCTCCAATGGCTTCTCCACCACCAGTACTTATTTTCTCTCCACCAGTCTCTTCACCACCACCTCCACTAGTCTTCTCACCACCCCCTTCAGTTTTCTCACCACCTCCACCAGTGGTCCATTTTCCACCCCCTCTAGTCCACTCGCCACCACCACCGGTTGCATCACCACCACCGCTGATACACTCTCCCCCACCACCGGTGCACTCACCCCCACCTCCAGTGGCTTCCCCACCACCGGTACTTGTTTTCTctccacctccacctccacctATATTCTCACCACCACCCCCAATTTTATCTCCTCCCACCCCCATCAATGTTCCACCACCTCAAGATGACTTCATCCTCGCACCTATTGGTGGAACAAGCTATGCATCACCACCACCCCCCATTTACCAAGGCTACAATTAA